A window from gamma proteobacterium SS-5 encodes these proteins:
- the dusB gene encoding tRNA dihydrouridine synthase DusB, giving the protein MRIGPHCLTNRLILAPMAGVSDKPFRNLCRQQGAGLAVGEMISSNSALRGSRKSLLRLDHSGEQGPIAVQILGADPQAMAEAARINCGEGADIIDINMGCPAKKVCQVAAGSALLRDERLVARILEAVVAAVEVPVTLKIRTGWDPASRNALAIGRIAEQSGIQALSIHGRTRACGFSGQAEYQTIRQVKQALSIPVIANGDIDSGEKALQVLKQTGADGLMIGRAARGRPWIFAQINHFLHTGQPLPAPHPLRVQGLLLGHLERLYELYGSAGVRVARKHIAWYSKGMLGGAELRRQINQSSTCGEQRRLIQVFFQRQLELAA; this is encoded by the coding sequence ATGCGCATCGGCCCCCATTGCCTGACCAACCGCTTGATCCTGGCCCCCATGGCCGGGGTCAGCGACAAGCCCTTTCGCAACCTCTGTCGGCAGCAGGGGGCGGGGCTTGCCGTGGGCGAGATGATCAGCTCCAACTCGGCCCTGCGTGGCAGCCGCAAGAGCCTGCTGCGGCTGGATCACAGCGGCGAGCAAGGCCCCATCGCGGTGCAGATCCTGGGTGCCGACCCCCAGGCCATGGCCGAGGCGGCGCGGATCAACTGCGGCGAGGGGGCGGACATCATCGACATCAACATGGGCTGCCCGGCGAAAAAGGTCTGTCAGGTAGCGGCCGGCTCTGCCCTGCTGCGCGATGAGCGGCTGGTGGCGCGTATCCTAGAGGCGGTGGTCGCTGCGGTGGAGGTGCCGGTGACCCTGAAGATCCGCACCGGCTGGGACCCGGCCAGCCGCAATGCCCTGGCCATAGGGCGCATCGCCGAACAATCCGGCATCCAGGCCCTGAGTATTCACGGCCGTACCCGTGCCTGCGGTTTCTCCGGCCAGGCGGAATATCAGACCATCCGCCAGGTAAAACAGGCCCTGTCCATTCCGGTGATCGCCAACGGCGACATCGACAGTGGCGAAAAGGCCCTGCAGGTACTCAAGCAGACCGGTGCCGATGGCCTGATGATCGGCCGCGCCGCCCGTGGCAGGCCCTGGATCTTTGCCCAGATCAACCACTTTCTGCACACCGGCCAGCCGCTGCCCGCGCCCCATCCGCTGCGCGTACAGGGCCTGCTGCTGGGCCATCTGGAGCGGCTCTATGAGCTCTACGGCAGCGCCGGGGTGCGGGTGGCGCGCAAGCACATCGCCTGGTACAGCAAGGGCATGCTGGGTGGCGCCGAGCTGCGCCGCCAGATCAACCAGAGCAGCACTTGCGGCGAACAGCGCCGGTTGATCCAGGTCTTTTTTCAACGCCAGCTGGAGCTGGCAGCATGA